The stretch of DNA GGCGAGGTCCGCACCTCGCCCACCGTGATCGACATGCGGTTCAGCTCGGGGTCATGTATGTCGCCGCGCGCCAGCACCTCGGACAGGGTCCGGCGGATCAGCTCGCCCACGCGCAACTGTCGTTGCGAGGGGCCGGGGCCATCGTGAAACTTGTTCTTTGCCATGGCCCTCATCTAAGCCAGCCAGTGCCCTTTGCCAAGCGGCGCGCGGCGCGCTAGGGAAGCGGGAAGTCGCCAGAAGGGGTGAGGGACATGTCAGAATTGCCGGGGATCGTGATTGCGGGCGCGTCGGGCCGGATGGGTCAGATGCTGATCCGGTCCGTGCTGGAGAGCGACAGGATGCGTCTGGTCGGTGCGCTCGAACGAGAGGGCCACGACTGGGTGGGCCGTGACGTGGGTGAGGCCATGGGCGGCGTTGCGCTGGGCGTGCATGTGTTCGACGACCCGTTGGAGCCGATGGCCAAGGCGCAGGCCGTGATCGACTTTACCGCGCCGGAGGCCACCATCGCCCTGTCCGGGATCGCCGCCCAGGCGCGGGCAGCGCACATCATTGGCACCACCGGCATGAGCGACGACCAGATCGCGCGGCTGGAGCCTGCCTCCCGTCACAGCCCCATTGTGCGGGCGGGGAACATGAGCCTGGGTGTGAACCTGCTGACCCAGCTGGTCAAACAGGTCGCCGCGGCGCTGGACGAGGATTTCGATATCGAGGTGGTTGAGGCGCATCACCATCACAAGGTCGATGCGCCGTCGGGCACCGCCCTGATGCTGGGCGAGGCTGCCGCCGAAGGGCGCGGTGTTGATCTGGCGCAGGTGCGCGATGCGGCGCGTGATGGGATCACGGGTGCGCGCAAGCGGGGCGACATCGGGTTCTCCGTCATTCGCGGTGGCGATATCGTGGGCGAGCATGAGGTGCTCTTTGCCGGGGCGGGCGAGCGGATTACCCTCAAGCATATGGCAACCGACCGCGCCCTGTTCGCCAAGGGCGCGCTCAGGGCGGCGCTTTGGGCGCAGGACAAGGCGCCGGGGCAGTACGACATGCTGGATGTGCTGGGCTTGCGCGGATAAGCGCCGCTCGATTGATCGAAATCAAAGCCTGAGTGAACCAATCGCCAGTCTCCGCCGTATCGTTGGTATTCCTGATACCGCGTGAGGGGACTTGTGATATGCGTTTGATCTGTTTGGTGGCTGCCGCCGCGTTGTCCGCAACCTCTGCCATGGCCGATCTGGTCAAGGTGGACAACCAGAACCGCTTTGTTCAGTTGGTCAACGGCAAGACGTTGACCCGCCCCTTTGTCAAACTGAACGTGACCCCAGATGGTCGCATCGAGGGACGCGGTGCCCGGTGGGATGTCGAGGGCACATGGTCGTGGCAGAACGGTTATTTCTGCCGTGATCTGTTTTGGGGTGGTGATCCGCTGGGATACAATTGTCAGGAAGTGCAGGCCACGGCCGACGGGCGCATCAAATTCACGTCGGACAGGGGTGCCGGTGACAGCGCGATGTTTCGACTGCGGTAACGCCTAGAAGTCGATCGCGATTCCCTTTTTCTCCCAATCACCGTAGCGCACGGGCTCCGGTCCGTCGCGTCCGCCCAATTCCGTGGGCAGTTCGAGGGCCTTGGCCGCCTTGCGCCGTTCCTCTGCCTCGGCCAGTGCGCGCTGGGCGGCAGGGGGCAGGTCCTTGGGTTGCTCGGGGGCTGTGTCGTCGGACATCGTGGGTTCCTCTTGCGCTTGTCCCTTGATATACGCCCGGCCTTGGCCCCGGCAAGCGGGTGCGACAGGAACGACCGGGACGAGATATGAGCGATACGGGACTGCCCGCGCGGCGCAGCGCGATCTACCTGCTGGATCAGATCATCGGCGAGGGCAAGCTGTTGCCCGAATTGATCGGTGCGGGTGTGCTCGACCGGTTGGAGCCTGCCGACCGCGCCCGCGCCCAGCGTCTGGCGACCGAAACCCTGCGCGGGATGGAGCGGGCCGACCGCATCCTGCAGAAGCATTTGCAGAAATATCCGCCGCTGACGGTCCGCAACGCGTTGCGTGTCGGCACTGTTGAATTGTGCGCGGGTGAGGCGGCGCATGGCGTCGTCAATTCGATGGTCGGCATCGTGTCGCGGCACAAGCGCTATGGGCACTTGAAAGGGTTGGTGAATGCGGTTTTGCGCAAGGTCGCCGACAAGGGGCCGGAGCAATGGCCCGCCTTGCGCACCCCGCGCCTGCCCAAGTGGTTGCGCGGGCCGCTGGTCGAGGCGTGGGGCGGAGAGACTGTTCTGGCTATGGAGGCCGTCCAGTTTGCAGGCGCGCCGCTGGATTTGAGCTGCAAGGCGGATGTTGATGCCGTGGCGCAGGCCACTGGCGGGACGGCATTGCCCACGGGCTCTGTCCGGTTGGCGGATGCGGGGCAGGTGTCTGCCTTGCCCGGCTACACGGCGGGCGACTGGTGGGTGCAGGATGCGGCGGCGGCCATGCCTGCCCGCGTGCTGGACGCGCAACCCGGCGAGGCGGTGCTGGACCTGTGTGCCGCGCCGGGCGGCAAGACGTTGCAGCTGGCCGCGAGCGGTGCGGATGTGACGGCCGTTGATATCTCCGAAGGACGCATGGAGCGGGTAAGGCAGAACCTGATCCGCACCGCGTTGAAGGCCGAGACGCTGGTCTCGGACGCCTTTGATGTGACCGGGCAATATGATGCGATCCTGCTGGATGCGCCCTGTTCCGCGACAGGCACGATCCGGCGGCACCCGGATCTGCCCTTTGCCAAGGACGGGTCGGAGTTTGGCGCGCTGATCGAAATGCAGGCACGCATGATTGACCATGCCGTATCCTTGTTGAAGCCCGGCGGGCGCATGGTGTTTTGCACATGTTCGCTGTTGCCGGATGAGGGCGAAGTGCAGGCCGAGGAGGCGTTGGTGCGCCATCCGTCGCTGACCGTGGATCGCGCAGCGCTTGACCGGCCCGGCATTGATCCCGGATGGATCACCGAAGAGGGTGGGTTGCGCCTGCGCCCCGATCATTGGGCGGACAGGGGTGGCATGGACGGTTTTTACCTCATTTGCCTGCGCAAGACCGGCTGACATTGCGTGACTTGCGGCGCGGCACCCGCTAGACTGCTGCGCAAAGCGCCGTAGACGCGTCGAGGCAGAGAGCATGTCCACCCTTGCTGGGTTCACCGCACGAAAAGCACGGTTCCTGAACCGTTGGCACGCGCGCCGTGCAACACAGGCCAAGGCCGTTACGGCCTTTGTCTCCTCGCCCGAGCCGCGGACCATCGGCAGCTTTGCCAAGGGGCGGCAGCTTGTGGCCGGGAATTACCTGTTCGCCGGTGCGCTGATCGAGGCGAAGGACACGCCCATCTGGCAGGTCGATGCGCCCGACCGTGCCTATCTGAACGAAATCCATGGCTTTGCCTGGCTGGATGATCTGGCCGCTGTCGGTGATGCGTCGACCCGCGCGCTGGCACAGGAGTGGCTGTGGACCTGGATCAAGCGGTATGGCCGTGGCGGTGGCCCCGGCTGGACGCCGGATCTGACCGGTCGGCGGCTGATCCGCTGGATCAACCACGCGATTTTCATGTTGCGCGGGCAGGAGGCGTCCGCCTCTGACGCGTTTTACCGGAGCCTTGCGCAGCAGACCCGGTTCCTGTCAAAGCGCTGGCACGCAGCCGCCCCCGGCCTGCCCCGGTTCGAGGCGCTGACCGGCCTGATCTATGCCGGGGCGTCGCTGGAGGGGATGGAGGATCTTGCCCCGCCTGCTGTGGCTGCTTTGGCCAGGGAATGCGAGGACCAGATTGACCGGCAGGGCGGATTGCCGACGCGCAACCCCGAAGAGCTGCTGGACGTCTTTACCCTGCTCACATGGGCCGCGGCGGCGCTGGAGGAGGCGGAGAAGCCGGTGCCGGAGGCGCATACCGCGGCCATCGCGCGTATCGCGCCGACCTTGCGCACCTTGCGCCATTCCGATGGCGGCCTGGCCCGGTTTCACGGCGGCGGGCGCGGGCAGGAGGGGTGGCTGGATCACGCGCTGGCCGCGTGCGAGGTCAAGACGCGGCAGCCGGACGGGCTGTCGATGGGCTATGCGCGGCTGAGTTCGGGGCGCACGAGCATCGTCATCGACGCCTCGATCCCGCCGAAGCCAGAGGCGGGCTACAACGCCCATGCCTCGACCCTGGCGTTCGAAGTTACATCGGGCCGCCGTCCGCTGATCGTGAATTGCGGCTCGGGCGCGAGTTTCGGGGCCGACTGGCGCCGTGCGGGCCGCGCCACACCGTCGCATTCGGCGCTGACGGTCGATGGCTATTCAAGCGCGCGCCTTGGCGATGCCGACCGCGCAACGGCACGTGAGACGCTGATCGACGCCCCCACGCACGTGCCGATCGAGATCAATCATGCCCCTGACGGCCTGCGGTTTCAGGGTGGGCACAACGGCTACGTCCGCACCCATGGCCTGACCCACGCGCGGCAGCTTGAGCTGACGTTCGACGGGCGCGGCATGGCGGGCGAGGACATGTTGCTGGCGCTGGAAGACACAGAAAAGCGCTTGTTTGACAAGGTGATGGACACCAAGAAACTGGCCGGTATCCCTTTTGACATCCGGTTTCACCTGCACCCGGAGGTCAATGCCGAGTTGGACATGGGCGGTTCTGCCGTGTCGATGGCGCTGAAAAGTGGAGAGATCTGGGTGTTTCGCCATGACGGGACGCAAAACCTGTCGCTTGAGCCAAGCGTGTACCTGGAGAAGGGGCGCCTGAAACCCCGCGCGAGCCAGCAGATCGTGCTGTCGGGGCGTGCGATGACTTTCGCCACCCGCGTGCGCTGGTCCTTGTCCAAGGCGCAGGAAACTGCCATGGGCATCCGCGACCTCAATCGGGATGAGCCGGGCGAGGTCTATGACTGAAGGATTGCTGCCCCTATGACCGAGCTCTACCCCGTCCGCCGCGCGCTGATTTCCGTTTCCGACAAGACCGGGCTGGTCGATTTCGCGACAGCTTTGGCGGGTCACGGGGTCGCGTTGCTGAGCACGGGCGGCACGGCGCGGGCGCTGCGCGAGGCCGGGCTGGACGTGACAGATGTGAGCGACGTCACCGGCTTTCCCGAGATGATGGATGGTCGGGTCAAGACGCTGCACCCTGTGGTCCATGGCGGTCTGCTGGCGCTGCGCGACAATGACGATCACGTGGCGTCGATGGAGGAGCATGGGATCGGTGCTATCGACCTGGTCGTGGTGAACCTGTATCCGTTCGAGGAAACCGTCGCCAAGGGCGCGGACTATGCCGAGGTGATCGAGAATATCGACATCGGCGGGCCGGCCATGATCCGGTCGGCGGCAAAGAACCATGGGTTCGTGAATATCGTGGTGGATGTCGAGGACTACGACGTTGTGTTGGCCGAGATGGGCGCGCATGGCGGGCAGACCACCTATGCCTTGCGTCAACGGCTGGCCCAGACAGCCTATGCCCGCACCGCCGCCTATGACACCGCCGTCAGCACGTGGATGGCCGCGCAGGTCAGTGACACGCCGCGCCGCCGCACCTTCGGCGGGCAGTTGGCGCAGACGCTGCGCTATGGCGAGAACCCGCATCAGGCGGCTGCTTTTTACACCGACGGGTCCGCGCGGCCCGGTGTGGCGACGGCGACGCAGCATCAGGGCAAGGCGCTGTCCTATAACAACATCAACGACACCGACGCGGCGTTCGAGTTGGTCAGCGAGTTTGCGGGGCAAGGACCGGCCTGCGCCATCATCAAGCACGCCAACCCCTGCGGTGTCGCGACCGGGGCCACGTTGAAAGAGGCGTATTCCCGTGCATTCGATTGTGACCGCACATCGGCCTTTGGTGGGATCATCGCGCTGAACCACGAATTGGACGAGGACACGGCGCGCGAAATCACCGGGATCTTTACCGAAGTGGTCATTGCGCCCGGGGCCAGCGATGGTGCTGTCCGTATTTTCAAAGAGAAGAAGAACCTGAGGCTGCTCACCACGGACGGTCTGGCGGATGCGTCAGCGGACGGTCTGGCGGTGAAACAGGTGTCGGGCGGGTTTCTGGTGCAGGACAAGGATGTCGGCCGGATTGCCCGTGATGACCTTAAGGTCGTGACAAAGCGCCAGCCGTCGGAGCAGGAGATGAGCGATATGCTCTTTGCCTGGACCGTGGCCAAGCATGTGAAGTCCAACGCGATCATTTACGTCAAGGATGGTGCGACCGTGGGTGTGGGCGCGGGGCAGATGAGCCGCCTGGACAGTTCGACCATTGCCGCGACCAAGGCGGGCCGGATGGCGGAGGATCTGGGTCTGTCCGAGACGACCGCCAAAGGATCGGTTGTGGCGTCGGATGCGTTTTTCCCCTTTGCCGACGGCCTGCTGGCGGCAGCCGAGGCGGGGGCAACGGCCGTCATTCAGCCCGGCGGGTCCATGCGCGACAATGAGGTGATTGCCGCCGCCGACGAGGCCGGGCTTGCCATGGTCTTTACGGGCATGCGACATTTCCGGCATTAAGCGCTGAATGAAACTTCTCTGGATCTCTGCGGCTATCGCCTTTGTGCTTGACCAGGCGTCGAAGTACTGGGTGATCCACGTGCTGGGTGTGTCGCAATTCAATCCCATTGATGTTTTTCCACCGCTTTTGAATTTCCGTTATGGTGAGAACAGGGGCATCAACTTTGGCCTGTTCGGCGACGGGGTGAGCGTTTGGGCGCTGATCGCGGTGGCGCTGGTGATTTGCATCGGTGTGCTGTGGTGGGTGTGGCGGCACCCGCAGGGGCGGTTGGCCTATGCCAGTGCGGGGTTGCTGATCGGTGGGGCGCTGGCCAACGTGTTTGACCGCTTGCTCTATGGTTTTGTGCTGGATTTTTTGAACATGTCGTGCTGCGGGATCAACAATCCCTTTGTTTTCAACGTGGCGGATATCTTTATCTTTGCCGGTGCCATCGGTCTTGTCTTCTTTGGACAGGACGGCAGGGCGCGCAAAAAGGGCGCGTGACATGGGGGGCGAAGCTGCGATAATGCAAGCCAACAAGGGAGATTTCGGATGCGTCTGATCGCATGTGCCATGATTGCTGTGACCTTTCTTGCCGCGTGCGAGAACCAGGGCCTGCGCCAGATCACGTCGCGGGGCGACGGGCCGGACGAGTTTATTGTGGTGCCTGCCAAGCCGCTGGAACAGCCCGAGAGCTTTGCGGCCTTGCCGCAACCGACGCCCGGCGGGTTCAACCGCACCGATCAGCGCCCGCTGGAAGACAGCGTGGCGGCGCTGGGGGGGCAGCGGTCGTCGCCCAACGCGGCCGTGCCCGGTTCGGACGGCGCGCTGGTCAATCATGCCAGCCGATTTGGCCGGGATGCCAGTATCCGTGCCACTTTGGCCGCGGCTGACGAAGAGTTTCGCCGTCGCCAGTCGCGCCTGACGCAGATCCGCATCGTGCGCGAGGATATCTACAATCAGGCGTATCGCCGTCAGGCGCTCGACCCGGTGCAGACCGCACGACAGTTTCAGCGGGCCGGGATACCGACCCCCTTGGCGCCACCGCGCAATGTACGCCGCGGGCGCCGCTAAGCGCCGCGCCGCTCACAAAACTGCCAGTTGTGCTTGATCCGCGGTGCGGTGGCCGTATGTCTTGCGTAATGAAAATTGCCCGAGGTTATCGTTCCATGTCCCGATTGCGTGCCGCACTTGCCGGTCTTGCCCTGACCGTATCACCGCTCGCCCTACAGGCAGCGGACGAGGCGGTGACCAGTTTCACGCTCGACAACGGGATGCAGGTTGTGGTGGTCGAGGATCACCGCGCACCGGTGTTGCAGCATATGATCTGGTACAAGGCAGGTTCGGCTGACGAGCCCGCTGGCGCGTCCGGCGTGGCGCATTTCCTTGAGCACCTGATGTTCAAGGCGACCGACACAATGGCCGAGGGCGAGTTTTCCGCGACCGTTGCGGCGAATGGCGGGCGCGACAACGCATTCACCAGCTACGATTACACGGCGTATTTCCAGCGCGTGGCGGCGGACCGGCTGGAGCTGATGATGCGCATGGAAGCCGACCGGATGCGCAACATCAACTTTACCGACGAAAACGTGCGCGCCGAACGCGGTGTGATCCTGGAAGAGCGCAGCCAGCGCACCGACAGCAATCCGCGTGCCTTGCTGTCCGAGCAGATGAATGCGGCGCAGTACATAAACCATCGCTACGGCATTCCGATTATCGGGTGGCGGCACGAGATGGAGGAGTTGAGCATGGAGGATCTGCGCGGCTTCTATGATGCGCATTACCACCCCAACAATGCGATCCTTGTCGTTTCGGGTGATGTGACCCCGGACGAGGTCCGTGCGCTGGCCGGGACGTATTATGGCGTCATTCCCGAAAACCCGGACGTTGCTGAACGCGACCGGGTTGAAGAGCCGCCGCAGAATGTCGAACGCCGCCTGGTGTTCCGCGACGCGCGGGTGGCGCAGGAATATGTCAGCCGGTCCTATCTGGCGCCCGAGCGTGACCCTGGCGATCAGGAAACCGCGGCAGCCCTGACCCTGCTGGCCGAGGTGCTGGGCGGCGGGCAGACGAGCTATATGACCGAGAAGTTGCAGTTCGAACAGCAGAAGGCCGTGTTCTCTGGCGCGTTCTATCGGGGCACGTCGCTCGATGACACGACCTTTGACGTCGTGATCGTGCCTGTGCCCGGTGTCAGCCTCGAAGAGGCCGAGGCTGCCATGGACGAGACGCTGGCGCAGTTTTTGCAGGACGGGGTGGACGCCGAACTGCTTGAGCGCATCAAGTATCAATACCGCGCCAGCCAGATCTATGCGCGGGACAATGTCGACGGTATCGCGCGGCGATATGGTGCCGCCCTGTCCGTGGGCCTGACTGTGGAAGATGTGCAGGCGTGGCCGGACATCCTGCAAGCCGTGACCGAAGAGGATATCATGGAGGCGGCGCGCATGGTTCTGGACCGCAACGCCTCTGTCACCGGCTGGCTGACCCGCCCGCTGACCGAGGAGGTGAACTGATGCTGCGCGTGATTGCCGCCCTGACCATTGCCCTTTTTGCCAGCCTGCCCGCCCGGGCCGAGGTGGAGATTACCGAAGTCACCAGCCCCGGCGGCATCACCGCCTGGCTGGTCGAGGAACCGTCGATCCCCTTCATGGCGCTTGAGTTGCGCTTTCGCGGGGGCGCGTCGCTGGATGCGCCCGGCAAGCGTGGGGCCATCAACCTGATGTCCGGCTTGCTCGAGGAAGGGGCCGCCGATCTGGATGCACGCGGGTTTGCCCGCGAGTTGGAAGCGCTTGCGGCGTCGTTTGACTATGATGTGAGCGACGATTCCCTGGCTGTGTCGGCCCGTTTTCTGACCGAAAACCGCGATGACGCCGTGGAGCTGTTGCGCATGTCCATCCTTGAGCCGACATTCGATCAGGTCGCCTTGGACCGCGTGCGCGGCCAGGTGCTGACCGGGTTGCGGTCGGACAGCACCGACCCGGACGAGATTGCGCGGGCGGCCTTTAACAAGATGGCTTACGGTGATCACCCCTATGCCACGAACTACCGCGGGACGATCGAGAGTGTCGAGGCGTTGACCCGCGAAGATATGCTGGATGCCCACGCGGCCGTTTTCGCCAAAGATCGCCTGTATGTGGGTGCTGTCGGTGACATCACGCCTGAGGAGTTGGGGCCGCTGCTGGATGAGCTTCTGGGCGCCTTGCCGGATGAAGGTGCGCCGCAACCGGGCCCGGCAGAGATCCTGATCGACGGTGGCACGACTGTCGTGCCCTTTGACACGCCCCAGTCCGTTGCCATTTTCGGCCAGGCGGGCATCGAGCAGGACGATCCGGATTTCTTTGCGGCCCGTGTGTTGAACCAGGTGATCGGTGCCGGTGGGTTTGAAAGCCGTCTGATGACAGAGGTGCGCGAAAAGCGCGGTCTGACCTACGGGGTCTATTCCTTCCTTGTGCCGATGGATCATGCTGCCACCCTTCAGGGGCAGGTCGCGTCATCCAATGAGACTGTTGCAGAGGCTGTTTCCGTCATTCGTGACGAGTGGGCCCGCGCCGCAGCCGAAGGCGTGACCGAAGAGGAACTGGAGGCGGCGAAGCGATATGTCACCGGCGCCTACCCGCTGCGCTTTGACGGAAACGCACAGATTGCGCGCATCATGGTGGGGATGCAGATGCTGGGCCTGCCCATCGACTACATCGCCACCCGCAACGCGAAGGTCGAGGCGGTGACCATGGACGATGTGCGTCGCGTGGCCGGTGAATTGCTGGATCCTGAGGGGCTGCACTTTGTCGTGGTGGGGCAGCCGGAAGGCTTGGAAAGCACTGTCGCCAATTGAGTGCGTGCGCACGCGTGATCTATTTTTTCTGACGAGGGGGCTGTCTGCCCCCTCGCGCTCCCCCGAAAGTATTTTTGGCCAGAAGAAGGGTTATTCGCCGTAGGGGACCCAGATGGTTTTCGTTTCGGTTGCGGCTTGCAGGAAGGCCTTGCCCTCGCCCTCCGCTCCCATCCAGTCGCGCGCCTTGCCGTGATTGACCCAGGTCCGTTTGAGGTTGCCTGCGGCCTCGCGTTCGATGCTGGCCGAGAAATCGCTGCCTGAGAAGGACCAGACCGCGTCCACGTTGAGGTGTTTCGCCATATGTGGTGCGAGGTCCTTGTGGTCGCCCGTGAGGATATTCACGACCCCGGCGGGCACGTCGGAGGTTTCGAGTATCTGGTAGAAATCCGTCGCGGCCAGTGGGAAGGGCTGCGAGGCCGCCAGGACCACCCGGTTGCCCATTGCGATGGCGGGCGCCATGACGGAGACGAGGCCCAGGAGCGGTGCCTCGTCAGGGCAGAGCCCGGCGATGATGCCTGTGGGTTCGTTCATGGCAAGTGCAACACCGCGGATGGGCACGCCCTTGACCGCGCCGTCGAATTTGTCGGCCCAGGCGGCATAGGTAAAGAGGCGCTGGAGTGTCGTCTCGACCTCTTTGTCGCCTGTGCGTCCGCCCTGGAGCGCGTCGAGGCGGTTTGCGAACTCGTCCGCCCGCGCTGCGAGGTTTTCGGCGATGTAGTAGAGGATCTGTGCCCGCAGGTGGCCAGTGGTCTTGGCCCATCCTGTCGCCGCCGCCGCGGCTTCGACCGCGTTGCGCACGTCCTTGCGGTTGGCGAGGCTGGTTTGGCCCAAAAGGGTGCCGCTCTTGCCATAGACATTGCGGGAATATCCGCTGTCGGGGCGGGCTTGTTTGCCGCCGATGTAAAGTTTTGCCGTACGGTCCAGCGGGTCGGTTGGTGTGTCGTCACCCGTGTAAGCGGGGATGGGTTTCAGCGCCTTGGCCGTCCCCTTGGGCCTCGTGTAGGCTTGCAGCCCTTCCCAGCCGCCTTCGCGACCGAACCCGCTTTCGCGCACCCCGCCGAACCCGGCTGCGGCATCGAATAGGTTCGTGGCGTTGACCCAGACGACCCCTGCCGCCAGCTTTGGTGCGACGTCGAGAGCAAGGTTCACGTTCTCGGTCCAGAGCGTCGCCGCCAGCCCGTAGCGGGTGTTGTTGGCAAGCTCGACCGCCTCTGCCGGGGTGCGGAAGGTGGTCGAGACGAGGACGGGGCCGAAGATTTCTTCCTGCATCAGCGGGTCGGCGGTGTTGAGGCCGGTGATGAGGGTCGGGGGGTAGTAGCAGCCTTGTGCGGGCAGAGCGGTTTGCGCCTGGTAGGTGTCGCCTGCCGTGTTGTCGCTGACCAGTTTGGTGATCGTGTCGAGTTGGACGGGATCGACCACTGCGCCGACGTCGATGGATTTGT from Tateyamaria omphalii encodes:
- the dapB gene encoding 4-hydroxy-tetrahydrodipicolinate reductase yields the protein MSELPGIVIAGASGRMGQMLIRSVLESDRMRLVGALEREGHDWVGRDVGEAMGGVALGVHVFDDPLEPMAKAQAVIDFTAPEATIALSGIAAQARAAHIIGTTGMSDDQIARLEPASRHSPIVRAGNMSLGVNLLTQLVKQVAAALDEDFDIEVVEAHHHHKVDAPSGTALMLGEAAAEGRGVDLAQVRDAARDGITGARKRGDIGFSVIRGGDIVGEHEVLFAGAGERITLKHMATDRALFAKGALRAALWAQDKAPGQYDMLDVLGLRG
- a CDS encoding dihydrodipicolinate reductase encodes the protein MRLICLVAAAALSATSAMADLVKVDNQNRFVQLVNGKTLTRPFVKLNVTPDGRIEGRGARWDVEGTWSWQNGYFCRDLFWGGDPLGYNCQEVQATADGRIKFTSDRGAGDSAMFRLR
- a CDS encoding DUF1674 domain-containing protein, coding for MSDDTAPEQPKDLPPAAQRALAEAEERRKAAKALELPTELGGRDGPEPVRYGDWEKKGIAIDF
- a CDS encoding RsmB/NOP family class I SAM-dependent RNA methyltransferase, with the protein product MSDTGLPARRSAIYLLDQIIGEGKLLPELIGAGVLDRLEPADRARAQRLATETLRGMERADRILQKHLQKYPPLTVRNALRVGTVELCAGEAAHGVVNSMVGIVSRHKRYGHLKGLVNAVLRKVADKGPEQWPALRTPRLPKWLRGPLVEAWGGETVLAMEAVQFAGAPLDLSCKADVDAVAQATGGTALPTGSVRLADAGQVSALPGYTAGDWWVQDAAAAMPARVLDAQPGEAVLDLCAAPGGKTLQLAASGADVTAVDISEGRMERVRQNLIRTALKAETLVSDAFDVTGQYDAILLDAPCSATGTIRRHPDLPFAKDGSEFGALIEMQARMIDHAVSLLKPGGRMVFCTCSLLPDEGEVQAEEALVRHPSLTVDRAALDRPGIDPGWITEEGGLRLRPDHWADRGGMDGFYLICLRKTG
- a CDS encoding heparinase II/III family protein — encoded protein: MSTLAGFTARKARFLNRWHARRATQAKAVTAFVSSPEPRTIGSFAKGRQLVAGNYLFAGALIEAKDTPIWQVDAPDRAYLNEIHGFAWLDDLAAVGDASTRALAQEWLWTWIKRYGRGGGPGWTPDLTGRRLIRWINHAIFMLRGQEASASDAFYRSLAQQTRFLSKRWHAAAPGLPRFEALTGLIYAGASLEGMEDLAPPAVAALARECEDQIDRQGGLPTRNPEELLDVFTLLTWAAAALEEAEKPVPEAHTAAIARIAPTLRTLRHSDGGLARFHGGGRGQEGWLDHALAACEVKTRQPDGLSMGYARLSSGRTSIVIDASIPPKPEAGYNAHASTLAFEVTSGRRPLIVNCGSGASFGADWRRAGRATPSHSALTVDGYSSARLGDADRATARETLIDAPTHVPIEINHAPDGLRFQGGHNGYVRTHGLTHARQLELTFDGRGMAGEDMLLALEDTEKRLFDKVMDTKKLAGIPFDIRFHLHPEVNAELDMGGSAVSMALKSGEIWVFRHDGTQNLSLEPSVYLEKGRLKPRASQQIVLSGRAMTFATRVRWSLSKAQETAMGIRDLNRDEPGEVYD
- the purH gene encoding bifunctional phosphoribosylaminoimidazolecarboxamide formyltransferase/IMP cyclohydrolase, which encodes MTELYPVRRALISVSDKTGLVDFATALAGHGVALLSTGGTARALREAGLDVTDVSDVTGFPEMMDGRVKTLHPVVHGGLLALRDNDDHVASMEEHGIGAIDLVVVNLYPFEETVAKGADYAEVIENIDIGGPAMIRSAAKNHGFVNIVVDVEDYDVVLAEMGAHGGQTTYALRQRLAQTAYARTAAYDTAVSTWMAAQVSDTPRRRTFGGQLAQTLRYGENPHQAAAFYTDGSARPGVATATQHQGKALSYNNINDTDAAFELVSEFAGQGPACAIIKHANPCGVATGATLKEAYSRAFDCDRTSAFGGIIALNHELDEDTAREITGIFTEVVIAPGASDGAVRIFKEKKNLRLLTTDGLADASADGLAVKQVSGGFLVQDKDVGRIARDDLKVVTKRQPSEQEMSDMLFAWTVAKHVKSNAIIYVKDGATVGVGAGQMSRLDSSTIAATKAGRMAEDLGLSETTAKGSVVASDAFFPFADGLLAAAEAGATAVIQPGGSMRDNEVIAAADEAGLAMVFTGMRHFRH
- the lspA gene encoding signal peptidase II, which translates into the protein MKLLWISAAIAFVLDQASKYWVIHVLGVSQFNPIDVFPPLLNFRYGENRGINFGLFGDGVSVWALIAVALVICIGVLWWVWRHPQGRLAYASAGLLIGGALANVFDRLLYGFVLDFLNMSCCGINNPFVFNVADIFIFAGAIGLVFFGQDGRARKKGA
- a CDS encoding DUF3035 domain-containing protein, with product MRLIACAMIAVTFLAACENQGLRQITSRGDGPDEFIVVPAKPLEQPESFAALPQPTPGGFNRTDQRPLEDSVAALGGQRSSPNAAVPGSDGALVNHASRFGRDASIRATLAAADEEFRRRQSRLTQIRIVREDIYNQAYRRQALDPVQTARQFQRAGIPTPLAPPRNVRRGRR
- a CDS encoding M16 family metallopeptidase, with amino-acid sequence MSRLRAALAGLALTVSPLALQAADEAVTSFTLDNGMQVVVVEDHRAPVLQHMIWYKAGSADEPAGASGVAHFLEHLMFKATDTMAEGEFSATVAANGGRDNAFTSYDYTAYFQRVAADRLELMMRMEADRMRNINFTDENVRAERGVILEERSQRTDSNPRALLSEQMNAAQYINHRYGIPIIGWRHEMEELSMEDLRGFYDAHYHPNNAILVVSGDVTPDEVRALAGTYYGVIPENPDVAERDRVEEPPQNVERRLVFRDARVAQEYVSRSYLAPERDPGDQETAAALTLLAEVLGGGQTSYMTEKLQFEQQKAVFSGAFYRGTSLDDTTFDVVIVPVPGVSLEEAEAAMDETLAQFLQDGVDAELLERIKYQYRASQIYARDNVDGIARRYGAALSVGLTVEDVQAWPDILQAVTEEDIMEAARMVLDRNASVTGWLTRPLTEEVN
- a CDS encoding M16 family metallopeptidase, with product MLRVIAALTIALFASLPARAEVEITEVTSPGGITAWLVEEPSIPFMALELRFRGGASLDAPGKRGAINLMSGLLEEGAADLDARGFARELEALAASFDYDVSDDSLAVSARFLTENRDDAVELLRMSILEPTFDQVALDRVRGQVLTGLRSDSTDPDEIARAAFNKMAYGDHPYATNYRGTIESVEALTREDMLDAHAAVFAKDRLYVGAVGDITPEELGPLLDELLGALPDEGAPQPGPAEILIDGGTTVVPFDTPQSVAIFGQAGIEQDDPDFFAARVLNQVIGAGGFESRLMTEVREKRGLTYGVYSFLVPMDHAATLQGQVASSNETVAEAVSVIRDEWARAAAEGVTEEELEAAKRYVTGAYPLRFDGNAQIARIMVGMQMLGLPIDYIATRNAKVEAVTMDDVRRVAGELLDPEGLHFVVVGQPEGLESTVAN